The window AGAGGAAACAGTATTCCGACGATACTCATACTTATGCAGGAACGTTTATACAGTCAAGGTGGCTTGAAGGTCTGTAAATCTTCgattattttctttcaaaaagatACGAATTCATGGAAATATAAACACAAATTATGCAGGCGGAAGGTATTTTTAGAATCAATCCGGAAAACGGGCAAGAAGAACATTTGAGAAATCAATTGAACAGTGGCGTAATTCCAGAAGGCGTCGATGTTCACTGTTTGGCTGGTCTTATTAAAGTACGTTTTCCAATTTGATTAATCTTTTCAAGAACATAATTTGATTAATTTCGTATAAACGATGGAAAttaacttgatttgatgatttacAGGCGTGGTTCAGAGAATTGCCGACTGGGGTTTTGGATCCGCTTTCGCCGGAGCAGGTAATGCAATGTCAATCGGAGGAAGACTGCGCCACCCTTCTCCGCCGTCTACCGCCAACGGAAACTGCTTTGCTCGATTGGGCCATTAACTTGATGGCGGATGTTGTTCAACATGAACATAGCAACAAGATGAATGCACATAACATCGCGATGGTTTTCGCCCCAAATATGACCCAGATGATTGACCCGTTGACTGCATTGATGTATGCAGTTCAAGTAAtgaattttctcaaaacactcatCACTAGAACGCTCCGGGAAAGAGAACAGCCGGCGGTGGAGCCGCCTCGTCCTCCGCCACAAGGTCCGCCATTGAAACCCGCCATTGAAGAATCTACCCATGAATGCAAACCGGGTCAGTCAAGTTATCCAGACAAAAACCAACCTCTAATCAACAATCTAAATTCCAAAAACACTCAATCAGAGAAACTTGAAGCACGACGTTGATCGAGGAAGATGGGTGGTATTATTGTGA of the Lactuca sativa cultivar Salinas chromosome 6, Lsat_Salinas_v11, whole genome shotgun sequence genome contains:
- the LOC111905376 gene encoding rho GTPase-activating protein 5, whose product is MTEVLHSPSSSSSSSLQTLETTLYHSVNQEPGEESGEGVSNSGVTDSQEEDEDVKNSRDRHNRHLNLLALLLTLFRKSFWPASNNKNTVAEEKLDLSGMEIGWPTDVRHVAHVTFDRFNGFLGLPVEFEPEVPRRAPSASATVFGVSTESMQLSYDSRGNSIPTILILMQERLYSQGGLKAEGIFRINPENGQEEHLRNQLNSGVIPEGVDVHCLAGLIKAWFRELPTGVLDPLSPEQVMQCQSEEDCATLLRRLPPTETALLDWAINLMADVVQHEHSNKMNAHNIAMVFAPNMTQMIDPLTALMYAVQVMNFLKTLITRTLREREQPAVEPPRPPPQGPPLKPAIEESTHECKPGQSSYPDKNQPLINNLNSKNTQSEKLEARR